In Candidatus Eisenbacteria bacterium, the DNA window CCATCGCGTCACTGCAGCGCTCCTTCCTCGCGCCCGCCACAGGAGCCAGGACACTCCCACGCTCAGAAAATAGAGGAGGATCAGGGGCAGCGCGAGGACCAGCATCGAAGGTCCGTCCCCGGGGGTGATGATCGCCGATCCGATCGCGATGAAGAGCACGGCATGCCGCCAGCCCCGAGCGAGAAATCCGGGCGTGAC includes these proteins:
- a CDS encoding twin-arginine translocase subunit TatC; translated protein: VTPGFLARGWRHAVLFIAIGSAIITPGDGPSMLVLALPLILLYFLSVGVSWLLWRARGRSAAVTRWS